tagtgtttttatcaaaggagtagatctgggggactcgtggatgttgagttttatctccacacggtgactgtgagtgtacctaaccactttccttctccttctgccgagctacactcctgagctgccggtgatccagaccccactacgctctggaccagatgagcatcactcctgagctgctggtgatccagacctcccccccttcactctggacctgtccaccggcaatgcttcacactgccacgaaaacgcttcagctgttttccatggactacaccaacacacattgtgctcacacacacgcacactacagtgtaaacccatatgaggatgggttctctgttgagcctggttcctctcaaggtttcttcctatcaccatctcagggagtttttccttgccaccgtcgccctgcttgctcatcagagacggcacacacacacacttcactttacttttgtttgtgtaaagctgctttgagacaatgacctgaaTTGTTTCACCACCAGAGGACACTCTAAAGCTCTCTCTTTCAAtagtccttttttatttctatcttAAATGCAGGCTGCTTCCTACACAATGTGCATTGTCCATATTCTTTTGTGTCGATCTGAATGAACTAATagggttgttgttttttttattactaggCATGATGTTTTACTCACGCCAAAAACTCATTCATCTGGTTTAGAAGTTTCTCTTCAGTAAGCTTCTCTACAGTATGCCACTTCCTAATAATATTCAGAAAGGAGACCTTGTCCTGAAGAGTGAGACAGGCTGATTAATGAAAGTGTATTCATCTTTGCAGCTTTCACCCAGCATTCCCGGCTGTGCACTATTCACTTCACTCTGTATTTCTCGGTGTGTTTGGCTTCTGATGGTGTGGTTATGCACCTGTTGGGTGGAGCAGGGGAAGAGCCTAAGCTGAAGCACTCAGATGTGCTGGCCTAAATCACTGCCTCCATCTACCATCTACCTCCACACGGTTTACTTAACGCCATGGACCTTTAGAACTGACAGGTATTCACAGACGGGGTCATTATGTCCGACtcgtatttattttattctgtaaaaaGAATGAATGGATTAAACCGGATTGTTTGTTTTGAGTGCTTTGAATATTGCTGGGCTGCATAAACCGCCTGCACAgtcgacacacacacatacacacacacatacacacacacacactcctccactgcGTCTTTGTTTTTAGGTCCTCCACTCCGAACCGAGCTTTATTCTGATGGATCGCTTAAAGGTAGTTTTGCAATATTTCCAGTCGAATTCCGAGTCCATTTCCAACGGTATCTGCGTGGTGCTGGCTCTGGTAAGCGTAAAACTCTACACCAGCTTTGACTTTAACTGCCCTTGCCTGCCGCAGTACAATAAAATGTACGCACTCGGGGTGATGTTTGTTCCGCCGGTTATTCTCTTCTTACTCGGAATTTTGGTTAATCGGCATACTGGAGTGATGATGGAGGAATGGGCCAGACCCGCAGGCAAGAGGGCCAAAAATCCAGCTGTGGTGAAGTAAGCCTTCTCTCTGTTATTAAATTACctgaataaaatgattaatcttaataataataataataacaacaataataataaaaacgtTATTTTATATAGCTCCTTTAAAAAGGCTTCTCAGGACGCTTTatataggaaaagaaaatagaaacagaagtaTATAGGTTCAatgttcaaggttctttatttgtcacatacatatgacatacatgtgatgtaatgtagggACATGTTTttcctcgtcccacagtgcaacaatgatacataataaaaaataaaaaaaaaataaaaatagaatataataaaataaaataaaagctagtAGACTATTATGTAAAAAGGTTAGCAGCCTTTAgaggaatgaaatgtagaatatggatatgcataaatagaatatgtttttaaaaaaacatacacagagctgtagagtGCAACAATTGTCtcatagtgaaaaaaaagtctcataGTCACATAGCATAAAAGAatgtatataaacatgtaagaaaaacagttaataataaaatacaattcaataataataacaataataataataataattttttaaaaagtcatcaAGTAAAAGCTGTCCTAAGAAATAAGTTttgagagaagatttaaatacattagaagactgggcttctctaagatcagatggtagtgagttccacagttttggagcatAGGAAGAAATCACCTATCACCCAGAGTACGCAAACGAGTCAGAGGGGCAGTTAAAAGATTAGAATTGGTGGAGCGGAGATCACATTTTGGGGCGTAATGGGTTAAAAGCTCCCAGCTAAATCCTGGGGAGCCAAGCCATGCAAAGCATTGCAGGTAAGCATGAGGATTTTAAAACCAACACGAAATCTGACAGGAAGTTAGTGCAAGGACTCTGAAGTGGGAGTGATGTGGTCACTTGTCCTGGACCTAGTCAGAATTCTAGCTGCTGAATTTTACACATActgtagtttatttattatagactTTAATGTAGGTAATGTTGTTTCTCATGCAAGTCTATTCTTGTAGActattttataaaactgtttCAATCCTACTCCCATgccagtttttttaaaacaagcaaCTCTCCTATAGGTATTTGTTTTCAGCTATGATGCAGCGGGCCATGTTAGCTCCCATGGTGTGGATCCTGGTATCCTTACTGGATGGGAAGTGTTTCATATGCGCCTTCAGCATGAGTGTGGACCCTAAACACTTCAGCGGGTTCCCCAATGACACTGGTCTGGATCTGATCAGGATCATGGCTAAGGTGCCCTGCAAGGAAGACAGCATCTTTAAAGACAGCACTTTCCGGAAAGCTGTCTCACGCTATGTGCGCTGTTACTCTCAAGTAAGTGGACTTTTCACATAAACTACACAAACCACGACAAAGCATTTTCTACCCATTACACTTTGGACTGAACAGTAATGGTCTGATGAAATAGTAATCTGTT
This sequence is a window from Pangasianodon hypophthalmus isolate fPanHyp1 chromosome 3, fPanHyp1.pri, whole genome shotgun sequence. Protein-coding genes within it:
- the calhm3 gene encoding calcium homeostasis modulator protein 3, whose amino-acid sequence is MDRLKVVLQYFQSNSESISNGICVVLALVSVKLYTSFDFNCPCLPQYNKMYALGVMFVPPVILFLLGILVNRHTGVMMEEWARPAGKRAKNPAVVKYLFSAMMQRAMLAPMVWILVSLLDGKCFICAFSMSVDPKHFSGFPNDTGLDLIRIMAKVPCKEDSIFKDSTFRKAVSRYVRCYSQAIGWSILLCLIFLGAVARVIKPCFNHATFLQTRYWSNYLDVEAKLFDETCVHHAREFAKKCVVHFFENIEDDVMLRLPLSPSFRFKKSPDETEEQDERLHHVTRKDQVDHLLESWFQCRPELDVTKMVYRPTKCITWEDPNGHILYSDV